GCAACCTCACTCAACATCTCCCCAGATGAGGAGCGTCGCTCTCGCATGATCAAATACACCGTTGCGATGAGTGTGCGCATGGTTTGCATTGTGGCTGGCGTTTTTGCCCAAGGTTGGTTGATGTGGGTGCTATTTGGTCTGGCCATCTTCCTCCCCTACTTTGCAGTGATAGTTGCCAACGCTCAGGGTCCCGCCGAAGACAAGTCGGTTTCAAAGCTGGTCGCTCCTAAGCTCACTTTGAAGGCAAACGACATCAAGATTGTTGATGAGCAGTAAGTGCTCCAGAGCGGGTTGCACTAACCAGGCAACCTCCCTGATCTTCTGGCGAAATCCGAAGGTGCACTCCCCCGACAGAGAGAAAACATGGGGGGCATGTGGGGAGCACGAGGCTTATCTGATTGACTATCTATCAGCAAGATCCTTTTTTCTGAGACGCGAACCCTTTGCACATGAATCAAATTAGACGCTGGGCCCCCTGGTTTGCACTCGTTGTCTTGTTCTCAATAGCCACATCGCTGCTTAGCTGGTGGCAGTTCACAAGACGAGATGAGCGGGTCCAGCGTATCGAGCAGGTGTTGGCTAATTACGACCAGGCACCGGTTGAATACCCAAGGGACGAGGTCGAATTATCTCTGACATCTTGGGAGTGGCGACCAGTAAAGATCTATGGCAGTTATCTCCCTGAGAGCGCGGTTGTAGTTAGAAACCGGCCCCTTTCTGGACAAGCAGGTTTTCTGCAGGTCATCCCTTTTGAGCTTGCCGACGGCACCATTCTTGCCATCGAGCGTGGCTGGATCCCGGCGGGAAGCCCAATTACGACCCCTAGCGCCAACCCACTTCCGGACTCCGCACCTCGCGAGCTAATCGTGAGGCTTCGTGCAGCAGAGCCCAGCCAGCAAAGAGGTGTTGTTGAAGGCCAACTAGCATCCATCGCGCCTGCCGAGCTTCAGGGGCTGAGCGAAGAAAGGCTGGTCACCAGCCACTACGGCAGGCTCGTTTCAGAGGATCCGGAATCCGGTCAAGTTCCTGCGGCCATGCCGAAGCCATCACTCGATGAGGGCAACCACCTCTCCTACGCTTTGCAGTGGGTGCTCTTTGGTCTAATGGCGTTTGCAGCGTTTATCTGGGCAGTTCGAAACGAACGTAGGTTGAGATTAGAGGAACAAGGTTTGCTTCCGCCAAAGACCAAGCGCAAGAATCAAGCTCAGTTGGAT
The genomic region above belongs to Aquiluna sp. KACHI24 and contains:
- a CDS encoding DUF3099 domain-containing protein; translation: MAQRQSATSLNISPDEERRSRMIKYTVAMSVRMVCIVAGVFAQGWLMWVLFGLAIFLPYFAVIVANAQGPAEDKSVSKLVAPKLTLKANDIKIVDEQ
- a CDS encoding SURF1 family protein, with amino-acid sequence MNQIRRWAPWFALVVLFSIATSLLSWWQFTRRDERVQRIEQVLANYDQAPVEYPRDEVELSLTSWEWRPVKIYGSYLPESAVVVRNRPLSGQAGFLQVIPFELADGTILAIERGWIPAGSPITTPSANPLPDSAPRELIVRLRAAEPSQQRGVVEGQLASIAPAELQGLSEERLVTSHYGRLVSEDPESGQVPAAMPKPSLDEGNHLSYALQWVLFGLMAFAAFIWAVRNERRLRLEEQGLLPPKTKRKNQAQLDAEIEDAG